tgctcaactaaaattaatttctgtagatagtggtaagcagggtcgaatccacagggactgggtgtaactgtttcttttcaaattcatactaacaaagggggtgtttttgtgcagaaggtgacaatcaaagaaattcaaataaaatctaagaaactactaaaaattaaataacaaattactaaaaatcaaatgagtgatGATTAAgggtctagccaagaaataacttcagcaatggttcacctaattgatcatcgatgcaaagccaattccaattatttaccaataaataggttataattgccaaacaagcgatgacagccaaccctccttactgtgtcggtgattaaggtacccccgttaatcactgctctaattgagaaataatcttaggtacgcccgtaagatttaattcctcaattgccttacgtattagaggagtcctattctaaccaaataacgcattaccagggttattttaggttagcccgcgtatcctcctgacacaaatctaattatgccagttgtcactatatcaaggtaattaaacaattacggatttaatgccctaattgacaatagattaccaaattaactaattatctggatccaagacagtcaattaattaaataatcataagcactgtaaccagagaatatgcgaataccaataaataaaagaaaaagataaaattaaatcgatctcacaatttttaggtgaATCAAAACTTTTGCtattccttgactagaaaagcaGGTTTAGTCCATCTCGGATGCGAAAAACCCATACAAAGCGAAAGGAACAATTGCTGCCTTTGTCATTAATCGGGAGAATTCAATTTGCTCGAATTACGAAGGAAAGGTCAGCCACAGGGATTGATTCAAGTGCTTTCTCATTGTCCCGGTCATATGACTATGAGAAGAAAACCACTAAGGAACGGAAAAGCGGAAAAAGTCCAAGTGAAAAAAGCTAATCTAAAGCTAAGagagaaaagtcaaaagctaAAAACAAAGTAGTGCTCAGTGTCTGCCATATATCAATTGTTCCTATTCTAATTGCTGCTGTGCGGCCATATATCAATTGTTCCTATTCtaattgctgctgctgctgctgctgtgcGACGgacagaggaaaaagaagacttCGGCCTCCCCTTTTTAATGCTGTCTTCGGGCCAATTACCAAGAAGGGTCGTGGTTTGATATTTCAAAAATGTCCCTACATGCCTGTTACTTAAATTCTTTTTTGATAATTGTCAAATTGACACTTGTGatagtatttttattttacttcctaaaataaatgtaaattgCCAAAAGTGAGTAAAATttaacaattaatccacatcggaTCAtgtaataggaaaaattaaatgataaaattgcaacctatcaaaaaataataattttttggggTTATACTGCATTAAATTACATAGTTCTTCCATTTAGTTAAATTTTCAGCTTGGCACAGAAATCATATTGTCGTGGAAGCCCAAATGGAAGTGATGAGGGAAACGTTCGactaaaaatgaaaaggaaaaggaaaaggatctTTGGCCTTTCTCAATGCTTCATTCAGATTGAAATATGAGGAGGTGATGTTCAAGATATTGTTGAGAATTTTGTGGTGCTGTTATTGCTGTACATGAAAATTACTGTTTCGTCCGACAATTCAATTGCAAAAGATAGATGCCCAAAAATACATACTTGGTGATCACATCGACATAATTTGTTTGGGATAATTTACTTTTTAACCTTCTATAAAGGGTCATGTGATAAAGTAATAAACTATCGTAGAGTAAAAGAcaatttgtccttttttttccaaacgataTGGAAATAATGTCAGATATGCTAACATTTATGATGTAAATGATGTTTCCCCGAGAGCTGACTAGTATATAATAGCAGCAAAATGGGAGTTCCCAAGGTTACAGACATGGCTAACGCCAACCTTGCAGTTTAGGACCAAAGATTGAGTCATGTGACCGGCCTTTCTCACCGGTTTTTTGGCATCGCGGCTAGACTTGagctatatatttatatttttgaagTCTAAGAAAATAGTAGACATTGAATGTGAGAATATGACCCAAAATTAGAATATGTAAATGCATTGTAGCAATGGCATGCTTAACACAGATTGGGTGCCGATGCTGTTGTGTTTTGTGCAATTCGATCTGATCGTTATATATGTGTTATTTATGTAGAACTATATTATAATGTTatattgaatatatatatataaaatattttattcatgtATATTACTTTTGTCATAAGTATAATAATGTAagggaaatttgccaaattggtccctaacatttaccaaaaacacttttttagtcctttacatataaaatcagccaaaatggtccttcacatttaaattgtgAGCCAATGTGGTCCTATTGCTCgtttttgctcatttctccgGCTAAAAATAGCACGCCTCTCTCACGTGGTCatatttttaggggcaaaacCAGAAACACATTTCATTACCTGTTAAAAGTAAAAGGTGTGGACAACCACCAAAATACACATTTCACCTTTGGCCctcaaagtttcaagaaaccctaaattgcATCCCACCGCCACGCCCTCAACTGACTCAGCCGCCTTCTCCCTCGCTATCCCTTCTCCTCTCTCCACTGTCcgtcctccccctccccctcctcaTCGCCAGCATTTCTCCAACCTCCTGCAAGCTCTCTCCTTCGACGATGATATTGATGCGAGGGACTCGCAAGATGAGGGAGAGGATGAGGAAGAGCACCAGGAGGACGAGGAGGAGCTTCTCGAGCTGGAGCCCCGAATCGGATCTTGCCGGGTCCGGGAAGCTGCCGATGAGTTGTCTGTGGGAGGTGTTGAGGAGGCTCCCGCCTCCAACACTGTTGTCGGCGGCCAGGGTTTGCAAAGGATGGAGGGACACGAGTAAGCGGCTTTGGCGGGCAGCGGAGGAGCTGAGGCTTAGGGTTCCAGCTAAGGCCCAAATTGGATTCGTGGGATCGATGTTGCACAAATGTCCTGGACTTGTTAGACTCTCACTTAGAATGGAAAGGTTAGGACTTTCGGATATAAGTAAACAAGAACCAGATCTATGGATTCATCAAGCACATCACTTATACAGGAgaattacaaaataattttcGCCACCATTCGGGGATGCAATtcaggtttcttgaaactttgagGGCCAAAGGTGAAATGTGTATTTTGGTGGTTGTCCACACCTTTTCCTTTTAACAGGTAATGAAATGTGTTTCCGgttttgcccctaaaaatatGACCACGTGAGAGAGGCGTGCTATTTTTAGCCGAAGAAATGAGCAAAAACGAGCAATATGACCACATTGGCTcacaatttaaatgtgaaggaccattttggctgattttatatgtaaaggactaaaaaagtgtttttggtaaatgttagggaccaatttggcaaatttcccaTAATGTAATGTAATTATACACTAAATAATATTATAAGCACAACAATTGGATCGATTTGCACGGAACAACAATAGTACCGGCCCCAATTCCGTTTAGCACTAGGCATAAGTTCTAAATACCTGGTGATGGAAGTTTTAAACAGTGATAATACATTGTAAGGACACAGGGAATCGTTCTTGAACGATATAACATTTTTTGAATGATGTATAATTCTAAATggagtgcttatacattcttacaACTAAGGTGTGATATTTTGCTATTGCTCATGTGGGTTCTATGCATAATAATTGCATCTCtgttataaaattttaaaagtaatTTATATATAAAGTTATATcttattcaaaaaatattatatcGTTCAAGATGGTTGTTACTGACAATCGTGCATGTTCTTATCCTGCATTGCACGTAAAGCTACTGTTATGACATATCTCTTGGCTATACAGTTGAAGATCACTAAAACAAGTACGAATTAATTACCAAATGACAACAATTCATCAGCGGGGGTGATGTTGCTTTTCTTAGGTTTTTGAGTTTTCTTATTTCTGCATTGTACATAATTATGCCGCCTCCTTTTGTCCTTTCAGtattattttattgttaattacatttaatgtgaaatatttaaATCACTAGGACATTGTATGTACAATTTATCTCAGAATATACAACACATTTGATGAAACTCCACCACACAGATGCAGGGCTTTAAACTGTTTGAAAATGGCTGCAGGAAGATGTATAGTAGAGTATATTATGGCCCTTGGCATATAAAACTAGACAAATTCCATTGAATGACATCAACAATAGTACCGGCCCCAATTCCGTTTAGCACTAGGCATAAGTTCTAAATACCTGGTGATGGAAGTTTTAAACAGTGATAATACATTGTAAGGACACAGGGAATCGTTCTTGAACGATATAACATTTTTTGAATGATGTATAATTCTAAATggagtgcttatacattcttacaACTAAGGTGTGATATTTTGCTATTGCTCATGTGGGTTCTATGCATAATAATTGCATCTCtgttataaaattttaaaagtaatTTATATATAAAGTTATATcttattcaaaaaatattatatcGTTCAAGATGGTTGTTACTGACAATCGTGCATGTTCTTATCCTGCATTGCACGTAAAGCTACTGTTATGACATATCTCTTGGCTATACAGTTGAAGATCACTAAAACAAGTACGAATTAATTACCAAATGACAACAATTCATCAGCGGGGGTGATGTTGCTTTTCTTAGGTTTTTGAGTTTTCTTATTTCTGCATTGTACATAATTATGCCGCCTCCTTTTGTCCTTTCAGtattattttattgttaattacatttaatgtgaaatatttaaATCACTAGGACATTGTATGTACAATTTATCTCAGAATATACAACACATTTGATGAAACTCCACCACACAGATGCAGGGCTTTAAACTGTTTGAAAATGGCTGCAGGAAGATGTATAGTAGAGTATATTATGGCCCTTGGCATATAAAACTAGACAAATTCCATTGAATGACATCAACAGAAGCCAACAAATGTTGTACATGCATAGCGAGAAGTTACAGAAACTAATGCTAATAAAAGCATACCAAAAGCACAGTAAAGTTCCTTACGAACTTACAAAGCACATGCATTGCATTATTGCTGGTATTTAGAAGAAGGGTGGTAAGAAGTTGGAACCAAGAAAAGATCATGTTTTCGTCCGACTGTCAAGCCAAAGATATCAGTCATGTCTAGTTCTTCATTTTCCAATGCACCAGGCAGTTTCCAATCAAAGTGGAACAACGATTGTGCGAGTGGTAGCTCCATCATAGGCAAAGCAAATGACATTCCAGGACATATCCTTCTTCCAGCACCAAATGGGATGTAATTAAAGTTTGACCCCTTAAAATCAATTTTAGAATCAAGAAACCTCTCTGGAATGAACTTCTCAGGTTCAGTCCAGTACCCCGGATCTCGACCAATTGCCCAAAGATTAACATAGACTCTAGATTTAGCGGGTATTTCGTatccaaaaatttcacattgttCACCGCATTCCCTTGGAGGAATTAGTGAAGCAGGAGGGTGCAGTCTCAGAGTTTCTTTGATTACCGCATGCAAGTATTTCAGTTCATGAAGTTGCGATTCATCAACAGTTCCTCTTTTGCCGTAAATTGCACGTACTTCAGCTTGTGCTTTTTTCATGACTGCTGGATTCTTGATCATTTCAGCCATTGCCCATACAGTTGTGGTTGACGATGTCTCTCCTCCTCCACCGAACACATCCTGAAGAAAAACAGGAACAATTGATTCATTACATTTTTTGGCCCTGGAAATCTCTTGATGTATTGATCAAAAACTTGGAAAGCACAATAATGTATATGTTAATTACTCAAGATAAAATGTTTCCCTTGTGTCAATTActgaaagaaaaaagatgatGGTTTTACTCACAAAAATGACTGCTTTGACATTGTCGTCAGTGAGTGGAATTCCAAATTCTCCTGATTTCTGAACTTTCAGCAGAACATCCACGAGATCCTCCTTTTCTTCTCCACTTCCATATTCTGATTCCGCTTTTCTAACTCTATGCCTAATGAGGATGTTTTCCAGTATTTGATCAACCCTTTTGTGTAACCTCTCCAGCTTTTGCCTCATTCCAGTgattgtttcaagaattttgacAGAAGGGTACATGTCTGGTAAGCAGAAACCTGCCATAAGCTTTACAACATCCTCCATTGCCGACATGAAATCGTCATGGTATTTGCTTCTTTTACCAAAAGCAGCCAAGGCAGTGACGCTATATGTCATTGTTGAAATCTTTTTACCAAAATCAACAGCCAATCCCTCTTCTTTTGAGATTGCTTTGATCATGTTTAAGACCTCTGCTTCCCTAATTGATCGAAATGTCTGGGTACGTTGAGAGCTTAGAAGCTCTATTGCACAAATCTTTCTCAGTTGTCTCCAGTATTCTCCATAGGGACAAAAGCCAACATCAGTACAATCATAAAAGAGTATTCTTGGTGAAAGAAGAAAGGCTCTAGAAGCAAAAATGATGTCATGTTTCTTTAAAACCTCTTCTGCAACCTCTGCTGAAGATATAACTATGGTTGAAACTTCGCCAACCTGTAGGTGCATCAGAGGTCCATATTTTTTGGCCAAGTCTGCTAGGATTCGATGAGATTGAGAGCCAAGAAGCTGGTGAATGTTTCCTATGATAGGCAATTTTCTTGGTCCTGGAGGCAGTTTTGCAGGCTTGGATTTCATCAGAGATTTGGCTACCATGATGATGAAGAGGAGGAAgccacaaaagaagaagaaatgctcCATTGAAACTGGGGAAAGAACGAATGCTCGAATTTGGCTTAAGATAGTATGTTACTATTATAGGGATCTCTTGCTATATTCAGACCAAATAGTCATCAATTGGTAGCCACTAATACTTCTAATAATTGCTGGCTCATTTATTAAGGACGCTCTCCGGGCTCTTTTATAAATGCATGGTGTTGTTATTTGAAAATGCACGTGGTGTTCCGACAGAAATTATGGggttcttatatatatatatatatatatatatatatatatatatatatattatttt
The DNA window shown above is from Coffea arabica cultivar ET-39 chromosome 5e, Coffea Arabica ET-39 HiFi, whole genome shotgun sequence and carries:
- the LOC113688064 gene encoding tabersonine 16-hydroxylase 2 — translated: MEHFFFFCGFLLFIIMVAKSLMKSKPAKLPPGPRKLPIIGNIHQLLGSQSHRILADLAKKYGPLMHLQVGEVSTIVISSAEVAEEVLKKHDIIFASRAFLLSPRILFYDCTDVGFCPYGEYWRQLRKICAIELLSSQRTQTFRSIREAEVLNMIKAISKEEGLAVDFGKKISTMTYSVTALAAFGKRSKYHDDFMSAMEDVVKLMAGFCLPDMYPSVKILETITGMRQKLERLHKRVDQILENILIRHRVRKAESEYGSGEEKEDLVDVLLKVQKSGEFGIPLTDDNVKAVIFDVFGGGGETSSTTTVWAMAEMIKNPAVMKKAQAEVRAIYGKRGTVDESQLHELKYLHAVIKETLRLHPPASLIPPRECGEQCEIFGYEIPAKSRVYVNLWAIGRDPGYWTEPEKFIPERFLDSKIDFKGSNFNYIPFGAGRRICPGMSFALPMMELPLAQSLFHFDWKLPGALENEELDMTDIFGLTVGRKHDLFLVPTSYHPSSKYQQ